A stretch of the Vulcanisaeta souniana JCM 11219 genome encodes the following:
- a CDS encoding NAD-dependent epimerase/dehydratase family protein, which translates to MRILITGSSGFLGKNLVNCMRSRGHDARGLDVVKSETTDYIIDITKRDSVLDLSREGFNAIVHLAAFPNPRTFTNAGALRGLDVNVVGTINMLELAKSLNARFLLYSTSNVYGKPLKLPVTEDDPLRPFEGYGWSKVAAEAVSMSYHVVHRLPVTIFRLWKPYGPYDNGVVGIFIAKALKNEELLVNNGGVDTTDFLYVEDLCDATDMALRKNEAVGQAFNIGLGIETSILDLAKLIVKLTGSSSRITVQPQTAEPFRSYPDVSKAMRILGFKPRYDLASGLRVTIDWFRRNP; encoded by the coding sequence ATGAGGATCTTAATAACCGGTTCCTCAGGTTTTTTAGGGAAGAACCTTGTTAATTGCATGAGGAGTAGAGGCCATGACGCAAGGGGGCTTGACGTTGTTAAGTCGGAAACCACGGACTACATAATAGACATAACTAAGAGGGATAGCGTTCTTGATCTCTCAAGGGAGGGATTCAATGCAATAGTGCACCTTGCAGCCTTTCCAAACCCAAGGACGTTCACTAACGCAGGCGCACTCAGGGGACTTGATGTTAATGTAGTTGGTACAATAAACATGTTGGAGCTAGCCAAGTCCTTGAACGCAAGGTTCCTACTATACTCCACATCTAACGTGTATGGTAAGCCCCTTAAATTACCCGTCACTGAGGATGACCCATTAAGGCCCTTTGAGGGTTATGGCTGGAGTAAGGTTGCTGCTGAGGCTGTCTCCATGTCATACCACGTTGTTCACAGGCTGCCAGTCACAATATTCAGGCTGTGGAAGCCCTATGGACCCTACGATAATGGCGTAGTCGGGATATTCATAGCCAAGGCGCTTAAGAACGAGGAGTTACTCGTTAATAATGGTGGTGTGGACACCACTGACTTCCTTTACGTTGAGGACCTATGTGATGCAACTGACATGGCGCTTAGAAAAAATGAAGCCGTCGGTCAAGCATTTAATATTGGACTTGGAATCGAGACATCAATACTTGACTTGGCTAAGTTAATTGTCAAATTAACAGGTTCCAGTTCCAGGATTACCGTACAGCCGCAGACCGCGGAACCCTTCAGGAGTTACCCAGACGTTAGTAAGGCGATGAGGATCCTCGGATTCAAACCAAGATATGACCTAGCCAGCGGCTTGAGGGTCACCATTGATTGGTTCAGGCGAAACCCATGA
- the hutI gene encoding imidazolonepropionase: MGRVSLLIGPIGQLVTAKSMPWRYGDQVLIMENAGIAVDGNKIIEVGSWDTIGSKYEGECRIPAEESLVTAGLIDPHTHLLFSGSREDELELKLEGVPYEEILRRGGGIYRTVSATVGATDNELRRILLNRLFEVAKYGTTTIEVKSGYGIELNQEIRLLRIINDPSIKAPIDVVPTYLVHVPPRDMDRGEYVNMVMGSLDKVKGLAKFVDVFCDEGAFTVQETRGILREASRRGFGLRLHADEIAYIGCSDLVREFSIASLDHLLNLPEQNARLIAEGGSVATLLPVTILSLMSSKRPPVKALRGAGVPIALGSDFSPNSWSLNMQYAMELATYLLGMAPIEVLMAATVNAAYSLGFRDRGIIQPGYLADIVVWDTPNYRWLSYELGRNKVLAVIKRGAVLDSTPMGTVISKECA; this comes from the coding sequence ATGGGCAGGGTCTCCCTACTCATTGGTCCAATAGGGCAGTTGGTCACGGCTAAATCAATGCCCTGGAGGTATGGTGACCAGGTCTTAATTATGGAAAACGCGGGTATTGCGGTTGATGGCAATAAAATAATTGAAGTGGGTTCGTGGGATACCATAGGTAGTAAGTATGAGGGTGAGTGCAGGATACCTGCGGAGGAGTCCTTGGTGACTGCTGGACTCATTGATCCGCACACACACTTACTCTTTTCCGGTTCTAGGGAGGATGAACTTGAACTTAAGCTTGAGGGTGTTCCGTATGAGGAAATACTCAGGAGAGGTGGTGGTATTTACAGGACTGTTAGCGCCACGGTTGGTGCAACGGATAATGAACTTAGGAGGATACTACTTAACAGGTTGTTTGAGGTTGCTAAGTACGGCACGACTACGATAGAGGTCAAGAGCGGCTATGGCATTGAACTAAACCAAGAAATCAGGCTTCTCAGGATAATTAATGATCCATCAATCAAGGCGCCCATTGATGTCGTACCGACGTACCTGGTTCACGTGCCACCAAGGGACATGGATAGAGGGGAGTACGTTAACATGGTGATGGGTTCTCTCGATAAGGTAAAAGGCTTGGCAAAGTTTGTTGATGTGTTTTGCGATGAGGGGGCTTTTACGGTACAGGAAACCAGGGGCATCCTTAGAGAGGCATCGAGGAGGGGCTTTGGGCTTAGGCTTCATGCTGATGAAATAGCCTATATCGGGTGTAGTGACTTGGTTAGGGAATTCAGCATTGCATCACTTGATCACCTACTGAACTTACCCGAGCAGAACGCTAGGTTAATTGCCGAGGGAGGTTCGGTGGCGACCCTATTGCCTGTAACGATACTCTCACTAATGAGTAGTAAGAGGCCGCCAGTTAAGGCATTAAGGGGTGCGGGCGTACCCATTGCGCTTGGCTCGGACTTCAGCCCAAACTCCTGGTCCCTAAACATGCAATATGCCATGGAACTAGCCACGTACTTACTCGGTATGGCTCCCATCGAGGTCTTAATGGCGGCCACAGTAAACGCGGCATACAGTCTCGGTTTCAGGGACAGAGGCATTATACAGCCTGGTTATTTGGCGGACATAGTCGTTTGGGATACGCCTAACTATAGATGGTTAAGTTACGAGTTGGGTAGGAATAAGGTCTTGGCCGTTATAAAGAGGGGTGCGGTACTTGATTCAACGCCTATGGGTACCGTGATTAGTAAAGAATGTGCTTGA
- the queC gene encoding 7-cyano-7-deazaguanine synthase QueC, producing the protein MCTIGGVLIFGDRLDRDRAKRIEEVLRMIIVKGEERGRDSFGIVALDKNGELNVFKSRDRPSIAVSRMPSIINENTVAVIFNNRAEPTTEYVRAKTEDDIQPMIGEHVVVAHNGTIANDKDLETKFNLTRRSRIDTAILPPLLERLWDGSLNGLRDALINHVIGSYALAIMDTHRPGRVWFVTNFKPLYMAWYSDLKALFFASLDDYLIDDQGRPIWDTPAIRRVEPYTAMEVGVDGTWSTVSLRREEQGRRRVLVIASGGLDSTTAATYLLRQGYDVTLLHFNYGHRAETQEDRAVRRIVEFLGVPLLEINMDFFRVVRHSPLLGDGEINRIDRGREGAEFAHEWVPARNFVFIALATAIAEAYGFDYIATGINLEEAGAYPDNEMEFIRLLNKVMPYAVGPNKHVELIMPVGHLVKHEIVRLGLETGAPLHLTWSCYDNGEKHCGRCGPCYMRRWAFKINGVRDPVEYDLPSEAEEEFWRGTRLYEAPKKISR; encoded by the coding sequence ATGTGCACAATTGGTGGGGTACTGATCTTTGGCGATAGGTTAGATAGGGATAGGGCCAAGAGGATTGAGGAGGTTCTGAGGATGATCATTGTTAAGGGCGAGGAGAGGGGCCGTGACAGCTTCGGCATCGTTGCCCTGGACAAAAACGGCGAGTTGAACGTGTTCAAGAGCAGGGATAGACCAAGCATTGCGGTGAGTAGGATGCCCAGCATCATCAATGAGAATACGGTGGCTGTAATATTCAACAATAGGGCTGAGCCAACGACGGAGTACGTGAGGGCTAAGACGGAGGATGACATACAGCCGATGATTGGCGAGCACGTGGTGGTGGCCCACAACGGCACGATAGCGAACGATAAGGACTTGGAGACCAAGTTTAACCTGACCCGTAGATCCAGGATAGATACGGCAATACTCCCACCCCTACTTGAGAGGCTTTGGGATGGATCGCTGAATGGGCTTAGGGATGCGTTGATTAACCACGTCATTGGTAGTTACGCGCTGGCGATAATGGATACCCACAGGCCCGGCAGGGTATGGTTCGTCACAAACTTTAAACCGCTGTACATGGCCTGGTACAGTGACCTGAAGGCCCTATTCTTCGCGAGCCTAGATGATTACTTAATTGATGATCAAGGCAGGCCCATTTGGGACACGCCGGCCATAAGGCGTGTGGAGCCGTACACGGCCATGGAGGTTGGGGTTGACGGTACCTGGTCCACGGTATCGCTGAGGAGGGAGGAGCAGGGTAGGAGGAGGGTTCTCGTAATAGCAAGCGGTGGGCTTGACTCAACCACAGCGGCCACGTACCTACTTAGGCAGGGTTACGATGTGACACTGCTACACTTTAATTATGGGCATAGGGCTGAGACTCAGGAGGATAGGGCTGTCAGGAGGATTGTGGAGTTTCTCGGTGTTCCATTGCTCGAGATAAACATGGACTTCTTCAGGGTAGTTAGGCACTCGCCACTCCTTGGTGATGGTGAGATCAATAGGATTGACAGAGGTAGGGAAGGGGCGGAGTTTGCGCATGAGTGGGTTCCGGCTAGGAACTTCGTCTTCATAGCTCTGGCAACAGCCATTGCTGAGGCTTACGGTTTTGACTACATAGCCACTGGAATTAACTTGGAGGAGGCTGGTGCCTATCCAGACAATGAGATGGAGTTCATTAGATTGCTCAATAAAGTGATGCCGTACGCAGTTGGGCCTAATAAGCATGTGGAGTTGATAATGCCCGTGGGGCACTTGGTTAAGCATGAAATCGTTAGGCTGGGTCTCGAGACTGGTGCACCGCTTCACCTGACCTGGAGTTGCTATGACAATGGCGAGAAACACTGCGGCAGATGCGGACCCTGCTATATGAGGAGGTGGGCGTTTAAGATTAATGGCGTTAGAGATCCCGTGGAGTATGACCTACCAAGTGAGGCCGAGGAGGAATTTTGGAGGGGTACAAGGCTGTACGAGGCTCCTAAAAAGATAAGTCGATAA
- a CDS encoding glycosyl hydrolase family 4, whose product MITNYVVIAVLSFFLSLITVHVVSRVRNPRLLAPDAHKPYKVLVPKIGGISILISMSAVTVYAYIINDLRLLALGLVTITVGLIGLADDLRGLPVSVRVFLPLVPALIIPVVVHGYIYILLIGHVHYFLVVAFLSLLAVTVMANAVNMMDVMNGIVPISTLMIITVSGVISYFAGYGYALPATLILIMMILPLAIYNKYPAKVFNGNVGSYALGAMIGAFMVLYNAGTQGLIASLPYIINGFLIVITARGFRPRETLKRPVIVNDGVIHANKTPGSPTTLVKLIVMRRPKTEREVVRDILLLFLITSLAALILLAFII is encoded by the coding sequence ATGATCACTAATTACGTAGTAATTGCCGTATTATCCTTCTTCTTATCATTAATCACTGTACACGTAGTATCCAGGGTGAGAAACCCTAGGTTACTCGCGCCAGATGCACATAAGCCATACAAGGTCCTGGTACCAAAGATAGGTGGTATCTCCATATTGATCTCCATGTCCGCCGTTACTGTTTATGCCTATATAATAAATGACTTGAGACTACTTGCCCTTGGTTTAGTGACTATAACCGTGGGTTTGATCGGGCTGGCTGATGACCTTAGGGGATTACCAGTCAGTGTTAGGGTTTTCCTGCCTCTTGTTCCGGCATTAATAATACCGGTGGTTGTTCATGGCTACATATACATACTACTGATTGGGCATGTCCACTACTTCCTTGTGGTTGCCTTCCTCTCGCTGCTCGCGGTTACTGTTATGGCTAATGCAGTTAACATGATGGATGTAATGAACGGCATAGTGCCCATCTCAACGCTCATGATAATAACTGTTAGTGGTGTTATCTCATATTTTGCGGGTTATGGCTATGCCCTACCGGCCACGTTAATATTAATAATGATGATCCTACCACTCGCCATTTATAATAAGTACCCAGCCAAGGTCTTCAATGGTAATGTTGGTAGTTACGCGCTTGGTGCCATGATTGGCGCCTTCATGGTGCTATACAACGCCGGCACCCAGGGACTCATAGCCTCACTACCATACATAATAAATGGCTTCCTAATAGTCATAACAGCAAGGGGCTTCAGGCCCAGGGAAACACTGAAGAGACCAGTAATTGTAAATGACGGAGTGATACATGCAAACAAGACACCAGGTTCACCGACAACACTAGTCAAGTTAATCGTTATGAGAAGACCAAAGACAGAGAGGGAGGTTGTACGGGATATACTGCTTCTGTTCCTAATAACGAGCCTTGCCGCACTCATCCTTTTGGCATTCATTATTTAA
- the cobT gene encoding nicotinate mononucleotide-dependent phosphoribosyltransferase CobT, with the protein MEAVTVHLGDFSSHMRELGKGFLFTLVIGTTDTSLVPGITIAGAKPELTHYTPAADAEYLVLGRCRVIPTVPMTPDGKPTPALITRSAIKLTGSGVLVVNAGTRVRPNIPIIDLQGEPGRDIKTGLAINRNVVNRAFDNGVILGENLARVSGAIVIGESIPAGTTTAMAFLVAMGYDAWNKMSSASPVNPRDLKITVAREALKNAGIDKPLEDPLEAVSRVGDPVILAIGAIAIGAARQGAKVLLAGGTQMAAVLAFIKHLDKGTLSNVAIGTTEWLIGDRTADLVGLIREIAEVPLASVNLSFSDMPHEGLRAYEEGFVKEGVGAGGVSIAAIARGFTIKRLKEVILGDYRVLLRGVGGIDH; encoded by the coding sequence ATGGAGGCAGTAACAGTTCATTTGGGCGATTTCTCAAGCCATATGCGGGAGTTAGGCAAAGGCTTCCTTTTCACCCTGGTCATAGGAACCACCGACACGAGCCTGGTGCCGGGAATAACCATCGCCGGGGCCAAGCCCGAACTAACCCACTACACACCGGCGGCTGATGCCGAGTACCTAGTGCTTGGTAGATGCCGCGTAATACCCACCGTGCCCATGACACCAGATGGTAAGCCAACACCGGCGTTAATCACCAGGTCCGCGATCAAGCTAACGGGCTCTGGGGTCCTCGTTGTCAATGCAGGAACTAGGGTTAGGCCGAACATACCCATCATTGACCTGCAGGGTGAGCCTGGTAGGGACATTAAGACTGGCCTTGCAATTAATCGAAACGTCGTTAATAGAGCCTTCGATAATGGAGTTATCCTCGGTGAGAACCTAGCGAGGGTGAGTGGGGCAATTGTTATTGGCGAATCAATACCTGCGGGAACTACTACGGCCATGGCGTTCCTAGTGGCCATGGGCTACGACGCGTGGAATAAGATGTCCAGCGCATCCCCCGTTAATCCAAGGGACTTAAAGATCACGGTTGCCAGAGAAGCCTTGAAGAACGCGGGTATTGATAAGCCGTTGGAGGACCCGTTGGAGGCCGTGTCAAGGGTTGGTGACCCAGTGATTCTAGCTATTGGTGCAATAGCCATTGGTGCCGCTAGGCAGGGCGCCAAGGTACTCCTGGCTGGTGGTACTCAGATGGCTGCCGTCCTTGCTTTCATTAAGCACTTGGACAAAGGCACGCTTAGTAACGTGGCGATTGGAACAACTGAGTGGCTAATTGGTGATAGGACGGCGGATCTCGTTGGTCTTATTAGGGAGATAGCGGAGGTTCCGTTGGCCTCAGTGAATCTGAGCTTCAGTGATATGCCGCATGAGGGTTTGAGGGCTTATGAGGAGGGTTTCGTGAAGGAGGGTGTTGGTGCTGGTGGTGTGTCTATTGCAGCAATTGCAAGGGGTTTCACAATTAAGCGGTTGAAGGAAGTTATTCTCGGTGATTATAGGGTGTTGTTAAGGGGCGTTGGCGGTATTGATCATTAG
- a CDS encoding DUF354 domain-containing protein, whose product MIKAWFDALTAKQARIAAVLSLESRQEDIDFIITCRNYDYVEEVLGMFGLRYECVGRHGESPRDKLAKGIERQLALLDVVKDFDVHVSLTSPDAIRIAFGLGKPIVALTDTVHSRFVNKLTLPLADSIIAPYAIPMSEWARYIPSAEIDKVRAFDGLFELMWINRFRPTGESIGRLGLRSREFAVIRFEEARASYYDYGDKSRLLIRIARNILERGYYVVMFPRYPYQEEMIKSELGLFLRLGKLIIPRGMRLDGLDLSWHARLVITGGSTMAHEAALLGTPAISYFPQHYYIDDYLVSKGLPLHRCVGDDCMDILESILKSDIEHVDTSNVVSKMEDPTGLIISEMRRLVDTSRK is encoded by the coding sequence ATGATTAAGGCATGGTTCGATGCATTAACGGCTAAGCAGGCCAGGATTGCCGCAGTACTAAGCCTTGAGAGCAGGCAGGAGGACATTGACTTCATAATCACGTGTAGAAACTATGACTACGTTGAGGAAGTCCTGGGCATGTTTGGATTACGTTATGAATGCGTCGGCCGCCATGGAGAAAGCCCAAGGGATAAACTAGCTAAAGGCATTGAGAGGCAGTTGGCATTGCTTGATGTGGTTAAGGATTTTGATGTTCATGTTTCATTGACATCGCCCGACGCGATCAGGATAGCCTTTGGCCTAGGTAAACCCATAGTGGCATTAACTGACACGGTGCATTCCCGCTTCGTTAATAAGTTGACCCTTCCGTTGGCAGACTCCATAATAGCGCCATACGCTATACCCATGAGTGAGTGGGCCCGTTATATACCAAGTGCAGAGATTGATAAGGTTAGGGCTTTTGACGGATTGTTTGAACTTATGTGGATTAACAGGTTTAGGCCCACGGGTGAGTCCATAGGCAGGCTTGGTCTCAGGAGTAGGGAGTTCGCTGTAATTAGGTTTGAGGAAGCAAGAGCCTCTTACTATGACTATGGTGACAAATCACGATTATTAATCAGAATAGCTAGAAACATACTTGAGAGAGGCTATTACGTGGTCATGTTCCCAAGGTACCCATACCAAGAGGAAATGATTAAGTCCGAGTTAGGCTTGTTCCTAAGGCTCGGTAAGTTAATAATACCGAGGGGCATGAGACTTGATGGACTCGACTTATCATGGCATGCAAGGCTCGTGATCACCGGGGGCTCAACGATGGCCCACGAAGCCGCGTTACTGGGCACACCGGCTATTAGCTACTTCCCACAGCATTACTACATAGATGACTACCTGGTGAGTAAGGGGTTACCACTCCATAGATGCGTTGGTGATGATTGCATGGATATACTTGAGTCTATCCTTAAGTCTGACATTGAGCATGTGGATACAAGTAATGTTGTGAGTAAAATGGAGGATCCCACCGGCCTCATCATTAGTGAGATGAGGAGACTCGTGGATACGTCTAGAAAGTGA
- a CDS encoding 7-carboxy-7-deazaguanine synthase QueE yields the protein MKSVRVIEIFKSWQGEGPNAGREAVFLRLALCNLRCSWCDTKYSWFGGTEMSVHDVYEALMKTAGGVRHLAVTGGEPLLWSRELLQLLRFMKAQGFFVEVETNGTLRPGELVNYVDEFNVSPKLSNSGVSVRLRVNELAIRDFVMSGKAIFKFVVDKPGDVNEVLWFINKFSIPRDRVYLMSQCTTREECIAKDEGVTKPMAVKLGVNYTPRLHILMGFK from the coding sequence ATGAAATCCGTGAGGGTTATTGAGATATTCAAGTCTTGGCAGGGTGAGGGACCCAACGCGGGTAGGGAGGCCGTCTTTCTAAGGCTGGCCCTTTGCAACCTAAGGTGTTCGTGGTGTGACACTAAGTATTCATGGTTTGGCGGAACTGAAATGAGCGTTCATGACGTGTATGAAGCCCTAATGAAGACCGCCGGCGGCGTAAGGCACTTGGCGGTGACTGGCGGTGAGCCGCTGCTCTGGTCCCGTGAGTTACTCCAATTATTGCGTTTCATGAAGGCCCAGGGATTCTTCGTGGAGGTTGAGACGAATGGCACACTTAGGCCCGGCGAGCTCGTTAACTACGTCGATGAGTTCAACGTATCGCCCAAGCTATCCAACTCGGGCGTTTCAGTAAGGCTTAGGGTTAATGAGTTGGCCATTAGGGATTTCGTGATGAGTGGCAAGGCCATCTTTAAATTTGTTGTTGATAAGCCTGGGGATGTTAATGAGGTTCTTTGGTTCATTAATAAATTCAGCATACCACGTGATAGGGTCTACTTAATGAGTCAGTGCACGACACGTGAGGAGTGCATTGCAAAGGATGAGGGCGTTACCAAGCCCATGGCCGTGAAGCTCGGCGTTAATTACACACCGAGACTCCATATTTTAATGGGGTTCAAGTGA
- a CDS encoding ketopantoate reductase family protein, producing MLILRINQGLMVFGIIGLGGVGILLAHFLNNAGYVPYVVTRTHYGRYIIRFGEEHEVRVKLVDKLPSGVKYTLIAVKAYDTESIIDKVVNTPVAFQNGIGNVELIRERLGIGYGAVITYGITRSGGVAEVRGVGEVILPSSVGEVADVLKAGGANVRVVDDIEPYRWLKVIINAAINPITAILRARNGVILEDPNARALVGAVVMEGVDVVNRLGIGLPSDPLAETLRVAEATRDNQSSMLQDVLNRRRTEVDYVNGAIVTRGREVGVSTPVNYVLWLLVKSLEVSTYK from the coding sequence ATGCTTATTTTAAGGATTAATCAGGGATTAATGGTGTTTGGGATAATTGGACTTGGCGGTGTGGGTATTCTCCTCGCCCACTTCCTCAATAATGCTGGTTACGTGCCGTATGTCGTGACGAGGACTCACTATGGTCGTTACATTATCAGATTTGGTGAAGAGCATGAGGTCAGGGTGAAGCTCGTTGATAAATTACCCAGTGGTGTTAAGTATACTTTAATTGCCGTTAAGGCCTATGACACGGAGTCCATAATTGATAAGGTGGTTAATACTCCCGTGGCATTTCAGAACGGCATTGGCAACGTTGAATTAATCCGGGAGAGGCTCGGTATTGGTTATGGCGCTGTCATTACGTACGGCATTACGAGGAGTGGCGGTGTGGCTGAGGTTAGGGGCGTTGGTGAGGTGATACTGCCGAGCTCCGTGGGTGAGGTTGCCGATGTCCTAAAGGCCGGGGGTGCCAATGTTAGGGTGGTTGATGATATTGAGCCCTACAGGTGGTTAAAGGTTATTATTAACGCGGCCATAAACCCAATAACCGCGATACTGAGGGCTAGGAATGGCGTGATTCTTGAGGATCCTAATGCTAGGGCGTTGGTGGGGGCGGTGGTTATGGAGGGTGTTGATGTGGTTAATAGGCTGGGCATTGGGTTGCCCAGTGATCCATTGGCCGAGACTTTAAGGGTTGCTGAGGCCACTAGGGATAATCAATCATCAATGTTGCAGGACGTACTTAATCGTCGTAGGACCGAGGTCGATTACGTAAATGGAGCCATAGTGACTAGGGGTAGGGAGGTTGGCGTGAGTACTCCCGTTAATTACGTGCTTTGGTTGCTGGTTAAATCGCTGGAGGTAAGTACTTATAAGTAG
- a CDS encoding glutamate--tRNA ligase: MDRERIKDIALKHALVNAVRFNGKASINAVISKVFAEDPSLKSMGRDVAQIVKEVVDYVNSLNIDEQRNLLMSRWPEALGEKKTESYRKGIEDLPPLPNDNRYETITLRFAPNPDFVLHLGSARPAIINYAYKLKYEGLGKRAKFILRFEDTDPRTKRPLLEAYDAVREDLRWLGIKWDEEYIQSDRLEIYYDMARKILAKGNAYIAAKDTECTPDDWKKSKVTGKPCKNRVADPSVNLELFDKMLGGHYREGEAVMVLKTDLQHPDPSVRDWVAMRIIDTTKYPHPRVGSRYIVWPTYNFSVSIDDHLMGITHILRAQEHSVNTTKQSFVYAHMGWEQPEAIHFGRLKIVGMTLSKTRLKSLGIRWDDIRLPTLAGLRNRGIQPEAIWNIMLQVGVKPTDATITSDNLFAENRKLIEPRANRYMAVIGPIKVIIEGINEPLTARLPMHPSYPERGRRSITLKPGNNRIELFISRSDYDKASRGSVIRLMELINIEVTEKLDNALIAHMHSKDLESAKKTNAPIIQWVPLDGVSISVERPDGMKLITDKGLAEPAVGQVSNGEIIQFMRYGFVKKTSDGNFIYVHD; encoded by the coding sequence ATGGATAGAGAGAGGATTAAGGACATTGCCCTTAAGCATGCATTGGTTAATGCGGTTAGGTTCAATGGTAAGGCGAGCATTAATGCCGTGATTTCCAAGGTGTTTGCCGAAGACCCATCTCTGAAGTCCATGGGCAGGGACGTGGCGCAGATCGTTAAGGAGGTAGTTGATTACGTGAACTCCCTGAACATTGATGAACAAAGGAACCTGCTAATGAGTAGGTGGCCTGAGGCCCTTGGTGAGAAGAAGACCGAGTCCTATAGGAAGGGCATTGAGGATCTGCCACCGTTACCCAATGATAATAGGTATGAGACAATAACCCTTAGGTTTGCCCCAAATCCTGATTTCGTTCTACACCTGGGTAGCGCAAGGCCTGCGATAATTAACTACGCCTATAAACTGAAGTACGAGGGCCTTGGTAAAAGGGCTAAGTTCATACTTAGGTTTGAGGACACCGACCCAAGGACCAAGAGACCGCTTCTTGAGGCCTATGACGCCGTCAGAGAGGACCTCCGGTGGCTTGGTATTAAGTGGGATGAAGAGTACATACAGTCGGATAGGTTGGAGATTTACTATGACATGGCCAGGAAGATACTCGCCAAAGGCAATGCTTACATCGCCGCAAAGGACACTGAGTGCACGCCAGATGATTGGAAGAAGTCCAAGGTAACGGGAAAACCATGCAAGAATAGGGTAGCTGACCCAAGCGTTAACCTAGAGCTTTTCGATAAAATGCTAGGTGGGCATTACAGGGAGGGCGAGGCAGTGATGGTGCTAAAGACGGACTTACAGCACCCAGACCCAAGCGTTAGAGATTGGGTCGCCATGAGGATAATAGACACCACCAAGTACCCACACCCGAGGGTTGGTTCTAGGTACATTGTTTGGCCAACGTATAACTTCTCCGTATCAATCGACGACCACCTAATGGGTATAACACACATACTCAGGGCCCAGGAGCACTCCGTGAATACAACCAAGCAATCCTTTGTCTATGCACACATGGGCTGGGAACAACCTGAAGCCATACACTTCGGTAGGCTCAAAATAGTGGGCATGACACTGAGCAAGACTAGGCTTAAGTCCCTGGGCATTAGGTGGGATGATATTAGGTTACCAACACTGGCGGGCCTTAGGAATAGGGGTATTCAACCTGAGGCCATTTGGAATATAATGCTTCAGGTTGGCGTTAAGCCAACGGATGCCACAATAACCTCCGACAACCTCTTTGCAGAGAACAGGAAACTAATTGAACCAAGGGCCAATAGGTACATGGCAGTGATAGGCCCCATTAAGGTGATTATTGAGGGCATTAATGAGCCGCTAACTGCTAGGTTGCCAATGCACCCATCATACCCAGAACGAGGACGTAGGTCAATCACCCTTAAACCAGGTAATAACAGAATCGAACTATTCATAAGCAGGTCGGATTACGATAAGGCAAGTAGGGGCTCCGTGATTCGACTCATGGAGCTCATAAACATTGAGGTAACCGAGAAACTCGACAATGCCTTAATTGCACACATGCACAGCAAGGACCTAGAGAGCGCAAAGAAAACCAACGCACCAATAATACAGTGGGTGCCATTGGATGGAGTATCAATAAGCGTGGAGAGACCCGATGGCATGAAACTAATTACTGACAAGGGACTGGCAGAACCAGCCGTTGGACAGGTAAGTAATGGTGAAATAATTCAATTTATGAGGTACGGCTTCGTGAAGAAGACTTCAGATGGCAATTTCATATACGTACACGACTAA